One genomic segment of Streptomyces parvus includes these proteins:
- a CDS encoding peptidase E, with product MSVVPERRLALLGGGFSTDDDGLLDDWVLDQVPVPRPRVCFIPTASGDAPAYIEQFFGAYQSRSCEPSVLHLFRREFDDDALRTFLLSQDVVYVGGGNTANMLAVWRAHGVDRLLREAFDRGTLLCGISAGANCWAEGSHTDSFGPLTHLSDGLGLLSGSVCPHYDSEPGRRLSYQAAVADRALPAGWAVEDGVGALFTGGLLTDSVTRTPQACLYRVEPGKDGGVDEQAMQCRLLVAAQQPTSTA from the coding sequence GTGTCTGTCGTTCCGGAACGTCGTTTGGCTCTCCTTGGAGGCGGCTTCTCCACCGACGACGATGGGCTGCTGGATGACTGGGTGCTCGATCAGGTGCCCGTTCCTCGCCCCAGGGTGTGCTTCATTCCGACGGCCAGTGGCGATGCCCCCGCCTACATCGAGCAGTTCTTCGGGGCGTACCAGTCACGTTCCTGCGAGCCCAGCGTCTTGCATCTCTTTCGGCGGGAGTTCGATGACGACGCCCTGCGCACGTTCCTGCTCTCTCAAGACGTCGTGTATGTAGGTGGGGGTAACACCGCGAACATGCTGGCGGTCTGGCGCGCGCACGGCGTGGACCGGCTACTTCGCGAGGCCTTCGACCGGGGGACCTTGCTGTGCGGCATCAGCGCTGGTGCCAACTGCTGGGCCGAGGGCTCGCACACCGACTCTTTCGGGCCGCTGACTCACCTCTCGGACGGGCTGGGCCTGTTGTCCGGCTCGGTCTGCCCGCACTACGACAGTGAGCCCGGCCGGCGATTGTCCTATCAGGCAGCCGTGGCAGACCGCGCGCTTCCGGCCGGCTGGGCAGTCGAGGACGGTGTCGGCGCCCTCTTCACGGGCGGTCTGCTGACGGACTCCGTGACGCGTACGCCTCAGGCCTGTTTGTATCGGGTAGAGCCCGGCAAGGATGGCGGAGTCGACGAGCAGGCCATGCAATGTCGCCTGCTCGTCGCAGCACAACAGCCCACTTCAACCGCGTGA
- a CDS encoding site-specific integrase → MNPIAQAAVVATPVESPEEDKPLEWEPRVCEASWWQTRQSRESLVERLLGLFTDPSASLTRDKTRRRGLSKALDWLEGQRGETWQDRWMASGADAAGFEWTALPLKGRGATKRHQRDELATGLALLVAGQAIRPSYVWLLRQRLTVMLTETRAASDPDAFQRLDQLAQHATASARSDALNKLTWIVIRKGGRGSDITVGDCIELTAALEEHHFRGSAGRPLFYALLKETGVLPASAPPRLRVLRIEGRRSVEQIVDGYGIDCRAVRDLLVEYFTERAPELDHVSLRSIARNLCRLFWRDLEIHHPGIDSLRLAPEVAQAWKERLAHIRDAEGHPVRPRVNFRSELVFVRAFYQDIARWAADDPARWAPWVAPCPIKASECATKKSRSRVKSRMDQRTRTQLPLLPALLRAVDRQRKDAEARITAARATSAGGRFLIAGEEFERSRSGQAGRVYATAVATDRRRNLTHEEEAAFWSWATVEVLRHTGIRIEEMLELTHHSFIAYTLPTTGEVVPMLQVAPSKTDAERLLLVSPELAEVLTAVIFRVRAGSAALPLVSAYDVFEQTWSPPMPFLFQRRYGTEDRPLTRSYIRECLVATSQSAQITVAGDPLEWRPHDFRRIFVTDAIRSGLPPHIAAKICGHAALDTTMGYAAIYPEDVISHHRAFIARRRTERPSEEYRELTATEWDEFLSHFELRKVALGTCGRDYATPCQHENACVRCPLLLVDPAQMPRLQEIHGNLIDRLQEAKDQGWLGEVAAIETTLAAAAQKLEAMRDRAAQPSTVHLGMPDIRRDAGRSSTNSEH, encoded by the coding sequence GTGAATCCGATCGCGCAGGCCGCCGTTGTCGCCACGCCCGTCGAGTCGCCGGAGGAGGACAAGCCGCTGGAGTGGGAACCGCGGGTGTGCGAAGCGAGCTGGTGGCAGACCCGTCAGAGCCGGGAGAGCCTGGTCGAACGGCTGCTGGGATTGTTCACCGACCCCAGTGCCAGCCTCACCCGCGACAAGACGCGGCGGCGGGGCCTGAGCAAGGCGCTGGACTGGCTCGAAGGTCAGCGCGGAGAGACCTGGCAGGACCGCTGGATGGCCAGCGGAGCGGACGCCGCCGGCTTCGAGTGGACCGCTTTGCCCCTGAAGGGACGCGGTGCAACCAAGCGCCACCAGCGCGATGAACTGGCCACGGGACTGGCTCTCCTGGTCGCAGGGCAGGCGATCCGCCCCAGCTACGTGTGGTTGCTGCGGCAACGCCTGACGGTGATGCTCACCGAAACCCGGGCCGCCAGCGACCCCGACGCCTTCCAGCGGCTCGACCAACTGGCTCAGCACGCGACAGCCTCGGCCAGGTCCGACGCCCTGAACAAGCTCACCTGGATCGTGATCCGCAAGGGCGGCCGGGGCAGCGACATCACCGTCGGCGACTGCATCGAGCTGACAGCCGCGCTGGAGGAACACCACTTCCGCGGCAGCGCGGGCCGGCCGCTGTTTTACGCCCTACTCAAGGAGACCGGCGTGCTCCCGGCCAGCGCACCACCGCGGCTGCGAGTGCTTCGGATCGAGGGCCGTCGCAGCGTCGAGCAGATCGTCGACGGGTACGGCATCGATTGCCGGGCAGTCCGCGATCTGCTGGTCGAGTACTTCACCGAGCGGGCTCCCGAGCTCGACCACGTCTCGCTGCGTTCCATCGCCCGCAACCTGTGTCGGTTGTTCTGGCGCGACCTGGAGATCCACCATCCGGGCATCGACTCGCTGCGACTGGCGCCGGAGGTCGCGCAGGCGTGGAAGGAACGTCTGGCACACATTCGTGACGCCGAGGGCCACCCGGTGCGGCCGCGGGTGAACTTCCGCAGCGAGCTGGTGTTCGTCCGGGCGTTCTACCAGGACATCGCCCGCTGGGCAGCCGACGATCCGGCGCGGTGGGCGCCCTGGGTGGCGCCGTGTCCGATCAAGGCGAGCGAGTGCGCGACGAAGAAGTCCAGGTCCCGGGTGAAGTCCCGGATGGACCAGCGGACCAGGACCCAGCTGCCGTTGCTGCCTGCCCTGCTTCGCGCCGTCGACCGGCAGCGCAAGGACGCCGAGGCTCGCATCACCGCGGCTCGCGCGACGTCGGCCGGTGGACGGTTCCTCATTGCCGGGGAGGAGTTCGAGCGCTCCCGGTCCGGGCAGGCCGGCCGCGTCTATGCCACCGCGGTGGCCACCGACAGGCGGCGGAACCTGACGCACGAGGAGGAGGCGGCTTTCTGGTCCTGGGCGACGGTGGAGGTGTTGCGGCACACCGGTATCCGGATCGAGGAGATGCTGGAGCTCACCCACCACAGCTTCATCGCCTACACACTGCCCACCACCGGCGAGGTGGTGCCGATGCTGCAGGTCGCCCCGTCCAAGACCGATGCGGAGCGCCTGCTGCTGGTCTCCCCGGAGCTGGCTGAGGTACTGACCGCGGTCATCTTCCGGGTTCGGGCCGGGAGCGCCGCCCTTCCTTTGGTGTCGGCATACGACGTGTTCGAGCAGACCTGGAGCCCGCCCATGCCGTTTCTGTTCCAACGCCGGTACGGCACCGAGGACCGGCCGCTGACTCGCAGCTACATCCGCGAGTGCCTGGTCGCGACCTCGCAGTCCGCTCAGATCACTGTGGCCGGCGATCCACTCGAATGGCGCCCCCACGACTTCAGAAGGATCTTCGTGACCGACGCCATCCGCTCCGGACTGCCCCCGCACATCGCCGCGAAGATCTGCGGCCACGCCGCTCTGGACACGACCATGGGCTATGCCGCGATCTACCCGGAAGATGTGATCTCCCATCACCGGGCCTTCATCGCCCGCCGCAGAACCGAGCGACCCAGCGAGGAGTACCGCGAACTCACCGCCACCGAGTGGGACGAGTTCCTTTCGCACTTCGAACTCCGAAAGGTCGCCCTGGGAACCTGCGGCCGCGACTACGCGACCCCCTGCCAGCATGAAAACGCCTGTGTCAGGTGTCCCCTACTTCTCGTGGACCCGGCCCAGATGCCACGCCTCCAGGAGATCCACGGCAACCTCATCGACCGGCTCCAGGAGGCCAAGGACCAGGGCTGGCTCGGTGAGGTCGCCGCGATCGAGACCACCCTGGCCGCTGCCGCGCAGAAGCTGGAGGCCATGCGCGACCGTGCAGCACAACCGTCCACCGTCCATCTCGGCATGCCCGACATCCGCCGCGATGCCGGACGAAGCAGCACCAACTCCGAGCACTGA
- a CDS encoding site-specific integrase produces MVRKGSQTLQHLPASADAFVWLRLYQEELRSTVPKGLSEPLWRTLRRPFRPLEYDAARMVFTRANQLLGANWTLHDLRHSAAKRMVRDPNLTLADVQWVLGHAHITTTEIYIAPTPDEVVAQVLAHHERQRTELAKPPAPPAPGYRPEVLAALFGTSTANGDRR; encoded by the coding sequence GTGGTCCGCAAGGGCAGCCAGACCCTCCAGCACCTTCCGGCCTCCGCGGACGCGTTCGTGTGGTTGCGGCTTTACCAGGAGGAACTCCGCAGCACGGTCCCCAAGGGCCTGTCGGAGCCGTTGTGGCGGACACTTCGCCGGCCTTTTCGCCCGCTGGAGTACGACGCGGCCCGGATGGTCTTCACCCGCGCCAACCAGTTGCTCGGCGCGAACTGGACCCTGCACGACCTGAGGCACAGCGCGGCCAAGAGGATGGTCCGTGATCCGAATCTGACCCTCGCCGACGTGCAGTGGGTCCTTGGTCACGCCCACATCACCACCACGGAGATCTATATCGCTCCCACTCCCGACGAGGTCGTCGCCCAGGTCCTGGCCCACCATGAACGGCAGCGCACCGAGCTGGCCAAACCGCCGGCCCCGCCGGCGCCCGGCTACCGCCCCGAGGTGCTGGCGGCATTGTTCGGCACGTCGACCGCCAACGGGGATCGCCGGTGA